Genomic DNA from Candidatus Nitronereus thalassa:
CTCTTATCCCCTTTAAAAACAATGGGCGCCGTAAGACGGCGCAGCTACAGAAAACTGGTTGTGGTATCTCGCTGTGCTTTCCCAATTACCAATAACAATGTATGACGCGTAGCGGCGTAGCTACAGAAGAATGTTTTGTAGCCGCAGCGTCTCACGCTGCCTCTTCCTGACAGCATTGGTTGTACGGGAAAGAAGAGGCACGATGAGATCGTGCGGCTACAAAAGAAAAAATTAACGTTGGTTGGGAGAAAAGAACCTTAGACTGAAGTGAGTTTTTTACGGGAACACAGGTGGGAAATTACTGTGCTAATGGGATTAACGCTTCTGGTGATTGTTTTGGTGGAGGTGATGTGATTTCGGACTTGGATTTCACATCATCAAGAAATTCTGCAAGGGTAATAGTTCCATTGCCATTGGCATCGGCTCTTCCTAAAAGACCAGCGAGAATCTCGGCTGGTCCGTCGTTTCGCCCCCGTGGATTGTGACGAATCTGAATGACCTTCGTTCCCTCCTGAGATGAGAGGGGAAGGCCACTTGCCCATTTAATGGGGATCGATCCATTGGGGCCAACGCTTCCAGCCTGGCGAAGTAGAGAGGTAACCGGAGTATCGAGGATGAGTAAGGTCAGGCGATTCTCCATTTTGCCTAACACTCGTTGGAGTGTTCTGAGAGAGATCAGACGCTTGGCAGAAGCGGTGGGAGATCCTTCAAAAGGGACAAGATACACTTCGCCAGTCGTGGGATGGCTAAGGGCTTGTCCGGAAAAATGAAAAATTAAAACGGAGTCTTTCCCTAAACGCTGGCGGCCCCAGGAAAGCAAGGCTTCTTCAATGTCTGTCCGGGTGGCATGAGATCCTTGAAGCACACGAATATTGTCATCGGAAAATAATCCCGTAGTTCGTAAGGTATCCTTCAAGCCTTGCAGTTGCCTCTTCTGAACTTTATACGCCTTTGGCCATTTTTCACGATACTGGTCCAACCCTATGAGGAGGGCCACATATTTATTGGATGAAGATTTTGGGGCAGGTGTAGTCGCGCCCTGTACCGGAGGGACTTGTCCGCCAGAAGGGTTAGCGGATTGAAGAGCGGTGACAATACGGTGTGACCCGACAATTGAGCCATTGCTGGGCTTTAACGTCACTATCAGTTCACCCTTAGTTTCTGAAATTTGAAAGGGCATTCGTCCGCGGATCTCGGTGGTTTTCGTTTCCCCAGATTGAAAGTCACCAAATAAAATTGGAGATGGCGTCAATTCTGAAAATGCTTTGAGGAGGGTAGGGCTTCCCTCGAGTTCAATATTGACTCCAGAAAGTGTTTGAGCTCCGGAGTTTGTCGCTTCAATTTGCAGGGCCAATGCTTCCCCACCTTCTAAAATAAGATTGTTATTCCCATCCTTGAGCATGGTGCGAAACTTCAAAGCGGGAAGGGTCTGTGTGCGAATGGAGTTTTGTCCCGGAGTAGTCGCCTGAGCCGTCACCGGTTGAGGTGCGTTCTGTCCCATAGCCTGTGGGACCACTGCCACCAGCTGTCTGGCCAATTCTCCAGCCCCTCTGCTGATTTCGTCGTCAAAAGACGATGTGACGCAGGACACGGAGGAGCTGGTAAGGGCAGGGGTCCAAAGTGACGCTTGCGCGCTGTAATTTAACGGCGTTTGAGCCACCTGGTTTCCAGTGGAGTCCATGAAAATCGCCAGCATCTGTAAGTTAACAAAAGCAATATAGGTGTCTTCCTGAGCCATTTTGGTGGCTGGCTGAAAAGATTGATTGATGAGTTGCAAGTGAATGGTCAAATCATTTTGTTGGGAGGCTTGCACCGCCTGTCCTGACCCTGAAAAGGCTGCAACAGAGGCAAACTTTTCCTTCCCGATGGCTAAGAAAGCTTGAGGAATGATTTCTCCCGAGTTGATGGTATAAGGCAATCCGCAGGCATCCACTTCCAAAGTTGCCTGGGTCACGCTGGGATCGAAGGCATAGGCCACAGAAATTTGGAGTGGGGGCTCGGCTTTTTCGCCAAACCC
This window encodes:
- a CDS encoding caspase family protein — its product is MSRHSVVLRTILGLTAIYTLFGCNSVNMPELAIPELNMPNIGFGEKAEPPLQISVAYAFDPSVTQATLEVDACGLPYTINSGEIIPQAFLAIGKEKFASVAAFSGSGQAVQASQQNDLTIHLQLINQSFQPATKMAQEDTYIAFVNLQMLAIFMDSTGNQVAQTPLNYSAQASLWTPALTSSSVSCVTSSFDDEISRGAGELARQLVAVVPQAMGQNAPQPVTAQATTPGQNSIRTQTLPALKFRTMLKDGNNNLILEGGEALALQIEATNSGAQTLSGVNIELEGSPTLLKAFSELTPSPILFGDFQSGETKTTEIRGRMPFQISETKGELIVTLKPSNGSIVGSHRIVTALQSANPSGGQVPPVQGATTPAPKSSSNKYVALLIGLDQYREKWPKAYKVQKRQLQGLKDTLRTTGLFSDDNIRVLQGSHATRTDIEEALLSWGRQRLGKDSVLIFHFSGQALSHPTTGEVYLVPFEGSPTASAKRLISLRTLQRVLGKMENRLTLLILDTPVTSLLRQAGSVGPNGSIPIKWASGLPLSSQEGTKVIQIRHNPRGRNDGPAEILAGLLGRADANGNGTITLAEFLDDVKSKSEITSPPPKQSPEALIPLAQ